The sequence below is a genomic window from bacterium.
GGATGTACGACAGGTTTCGGTATTGAAACCCGGCATGATGTTTCACGTATACACCAGATAAAAAACCTATGGCTACATTTTTTATCTGGTGTATTTTGTTGATTCTGTGCTGGCCGCTTGCCCTGGTCGCCTTGATCATGTACCCGTTTGTTTGGTTGATATTGCTGCCGTTTCGAATTGCCGGATTGGCGGTGGAGGGTGTACTCAAGTTTATCTGGGCCTTATTTACGCTGCCGTTTCGGGTACTCAGCGGCGGAAAATAGTTTTAACAACCGTCTCTGATTTTTTCTTCTTCTTTTTCAAATCGCGGAGCATCTATTTTTTTTCGGGGCGGTTCTTGCTTCTTCACCGTCACTTCGGGCTTAGGTTCCCGGATCACCGTAGGCTGACCGCCAAAATAGAGGCTTATCTTACTTCTTTCTTCGAAACGTTTTTTCTCTGCATCTTTTGCATCAGGCAATAACTTTGGAAACAATATTTCCGAACGCCAGGCTGATAATCCTCCGTGCATCGTATACACATTCTTAAAATTTTTAGCTTTGAGTAGCACCCATGCTTGCCCGGCATGAATGCCGCCTTCGGAATATAGAATTATCAATTCATTTTTTTTCAAGGTAGAATGCAGCAGATCAGGAAGCGACTTTAACTCAGCGCCGGGAATGTGATATCGGGAGTATGATGACGAATCACCAAGATGAATGATACGCATGGGTTTTTCATTCATAAGCCAAACAGCTAATGAATCGGACAAAACATGATCGTTTTCTGTCTCGACAAGATCCGCTATTTCATTGATCTTGTCATGATAGGGATCTGAATTGCCTGAAAGCAGCGCTAAAAGACCGAACACAAAACAGACTGCAAATAAAAAACGATTAACCGTCACGCGCTCAACCCTTTGCATGTAATTTTTCAATACGTTCAGCGGCTACAAAACCTAATAACGCCATCATAACTACGATAAAAACAGCCGTGCCGTACGGGATTTGAAAAAACTGAAACAAGGTGATATCTCCCAGCGATGTTGAAAAATACCAACTCTCGATATAGGGATAGGCCTCCGCAAAAATAAAAATTCCTGTCATCATGCCGATAAAATGAATCCATCCATCCATTCGACCGGTAACAGAAGCCACACAACACGTACCCGGACAATATCCGCCCATAATAAATCCGACACCAAAAACGACGCCTCCGGCGAGCTGCGGATATATATACGTGGGAAGCACACGAATAGCCGAAAGATCCAGCAAATCCAGTTTATTCAACCAAAACAAGCCCAACATAGCTGTTACAAGCGCAGAAAACATAACTTTGAATACAGACAGATCATTTAGATAAAATTGCTGCGCTAGTTTGACGGCGCTCCCAAAACCGGCTTGCTCAAGAAAAAAACCAAATCCAATACCGATGAAAACCGCTATTATCAGCGATTGTTCAAAACCGATCATATCAAATTTCAAAAAAGGGGCGTTCATTTCCATTGCCTTCTAAAAAATTTGGCGACCAGATACGCCGTTATAAACACGGAAGCGATAAATATCCAACTGCCTACACTCATCAATGCACCTCCCGTCAAAGCCTGACCGCTCGTGCATCCGCGAGCAAGCTTGGAACCCAAACCCATCAGAATTCCGCCGGCAAAAGCAAAAATAAAACGCGTGCGGGTGGATACGCTTTCGGATTTTTCGATTTTAAATTTTAATCTTCCCGAAAACCAACCGGATAACAAACCGCCGATCAGAACACCGGCCATCTCAAATACTAACCAGTCTTTGAGAGGGTTTCCGTTATTGTAATATTCACTGTAAAAAGCGTTCGACTGGATATGCGACGGTGCGACCGTATTTACGGTCGAAGTTAAAACAGAACTCAATGCGCCGGAAGCACCCAGACCTCGTCCCACAATGAAAAAAGACAAGAGTAAAACCAGCCCAAGTCCAACACCCGCCACATAGGGATTCATATAAGGTTTCATCGGTTTCATGGTCTATTTTTTTACCTGATACGATTCATCACGTACATTCCAGTCTTCAAAACATCCGTCGTATAATAAAGCTTCATACCCTAACATACGTGCAACTGTATATACCAAAGTAGCTTGTTGCCCGACATGACAGTAGGTGACAACCGTATCGCCTTTTTTGACGCCTGCATCATCAATGATTTTTTGCAAACTGGCGACGGGTAAAATTTTATTGGTACTATCCGTCAATGTGGAAAAGGGAATATTTCTGGCGCCTTCAATGTGACCGGTTCGCAATATCCCGCCGCCATTGCCGGCGTAAAAATTTTTAGAACGCGCATCTATAATTTTAACTTTTTCAGACGACAAACGCGACTTGACCCATTCTGCATTAGTGATGATTTCCGGATGGAGTTTAAGCGCCAGTGCTGTTTTTTGTACGATCGGTATATTCTTGGTAATCGGACGCCCTTCCGCTTTCCATACATCAAGACCACCATCCAGAACTGCTGTCTGATCATCAAATCCAAAATAAGAAAGCGCGACGAGCATCCGCGTCGTGGTGGTAACACTACCTCTGGTAAACACGACGACAATTTTTGATTTTTGAGAGATACCCAGATTTTCCAATACATTTTTAGCCGTTACGCTATCCGGCATTTCCGTGGATAAATCCGGCGTATCCATAGCGAGCCAGTTAAACCATAAAAATCTTGACCCTGGAATATGTCCTACAGCGTACTCTTTTCGTGTAAAAGCGGTTTGAAGTATCACTAGATCAGAATCATTGATATGATCGGCCAACCACTGGGTTGAAACAAAATAAGGCAATGTACGCTCTGAACCTTCCGCGGACGGGACCGACAGATAAAAAAGAATCAAACAGCAAAGAAGCTTCTTCATAAACAAATTACCTTTTATAAATTTAAGAGGGAAACGAACGGTATAGACTTGCGTAAGTCTTTACGGTTTTAATTGGTTTATGTTTCATGTTTTTACAATGCGTGACACCCGACAAATCTATGCGCTCTCTACTCAGAACAACGCCAAACCATCGCGCATTTAAATATGTAAACTGAAAATCGCTACGCTTATAACTATGCTATTATTTATATATCGTAAAAACATTCGGCAGACGGTTGTCCGCGATCATGAAGGTGTGAACTAAACTTGTATCTTCGTGCATCCTGCTTAAGCCGAGCGATCTACGGCGTCTCGAATCACTTCGGCCGGTTTATTCATATACCCAAAAAGCAGATGTGGAAATTTTTCGCGAACACGCCGCATCAAAGAAGGAACACCGGCCGCTTTGGAGCGATATTCGCCAACGACATCGTTCAGATACCAGTCGGGATCAATATTGAAATTGCGCCACTGAATCAGATGAAGTTTTGTATCGGCTATAAGAGCCATTAGCGCACGTATTTCCGCTTGGGAATCCGTTATACCCGGAAAAACAAAATAATTGATTGAGGCAAATTTTTTATGATCGCGCGCGACCTTCAGCGATCGTACTACATCGTCAAACGTATAGTTGTTGGGTTTGTAATAGCGATGATAAAGATCCGGCTGAGCCGAGTTCATACTCACACGGACACTGTCGAGGCCCGCATCAAATAATCGCACTAACGTATCCGGTTTGCTGCCGTTGGTATTGATATGAATAACACCACGCTTGGTGTGTCGACGTATCGCCCGTATGGAATCTTCGATCAATTTACCGCGTAACAGCGGCTCGCCTTCGCATCCTTGACCAAAACTCAAAATGGCATGTTCGGCCTTTTCCAAATGCGGTACGGCATATTCGACGATTTCTTCGACCGTAGGAACAAACTCTAAGCGATTTTGCGGTGATGGAACGGATTCTTTCGGTTGAAATGAAATGCAACCGACACAATTGGCATTGCACGCCGAGGCTACGGCGACCGGCGCCTCCCAACGTCCGAGAAAAAGATTTTTAGCGTTAGGACAACCGTATTCGATAGCGCAGGCATGACCATGATGCGCCAATAAACGATTATTAGGATGACGAACGATCCACGCATCGACAGCGTGCTTCACTTTTTTATCATCAAAAGACGTCGGCAACTGTTTGATATCTTCATCGACATGCACGGCAGGTACGTAGTAACGACCACGATAATAACCCACTGCGGTAAAAGAAAAAAGCGGAAGCCGGGGCGCTCCTGTGATGGTTTCGTAGGCGGCCATGAGATAATGCGTATATGACGGCGGGATGTATGCAGCGACGGCATACGCATCATCAAATACTATGAGTTCGCCGGTTTTTCTATCGTACCCCATAGCTTTACGTTGAGGTAAGAAATATAATTGCGAACCTTCCGGCAGAGGGATCAATGTATCGGCTGTAACAGGAACCGTATTGTTTCCACTGCGCCCAGCCATGGCAATCTGCGGAATGTCGCTAAATCGCCCTTGCGCATCGCTGATCAGCAGATGAGGTATGGTTTTAAACATGATAGAATGGAATTCGGGGAATTATTTTCCGCGCAGGCGGTTAATTTCGGTTGTCTTTTCGCGAAGGTCTTCGGTAAGGCGGAGGTTTTCAGTGGCAAGGCGCTGATTTTCAGAGGCTAATTCTATCTGACGGCGATTTTCGTCATACCGTTTGACAGCTAACTCTATCGTATTGAGTAATTCGTTGAGATCCCAAGGCTTATTGAGATATCTGAAAATCTCACCGTAGTTTACGGAATTAATCAAAGCCGTCATATCGGAATACCCGGACATGATAATACGAACCACTTCGGGACGGCGCTCACGGACATGACGCAAGAATTCTGAACCGGTCATTTCCGGCATACGTTGATCTGAAATAACGACGGATACCCGTTCGTCCAAAAGCTCCAGACCGGCTTTGGCACGCGATGCCGTTAAGACGTCATAATCGTCTTCAAGTGATTTTTGCAAAACCTTTAAAATTTCGACTTCATCATCTACGATGAGCAAAACCGGTTTTGTTAGCGGCTGGGACATGCCGTTTCCTGTCATAATGAGAAATAGGTAGTATAAAAACCGTTTTAAAGATACAATCAAAGCGTCGCAAAATCAAAATATTTTCTCTAAAAACGGTTTGACTTTATTGGGATGCCGACCTATATTTTTTCCGGATTTTTCAGCCTGTCGCTGGCACTTCCATATACCATTCAAAATACTTTCTATACATCTTCGTTATACTAACGGAAAAGGTAATCTATGGCACATGACGCTCAAGCGGGCTCTTCGACGACGGGTTCGCACCAATTCACGCCTTACATCGCACCGGAACACAATGTACCGGAGTTTACGGCTAAAGCGCTGATCCTCGGTGCGCTTTTCGGTATCATCTTTGGCGCGGCAACGGTCTATCTTGCGCTCAAAGCAGGACTCACCGTATCCGCTTCCATTCCTATCGCTGTTCTGGCGATCTCATTGGGACGCAAACTTTTTAAAACCACGATTCTTGAAAACAACATCATTCAGACCGGTGGATCGGCAGGCGAATCCATCGCTGCCGGTGTGGTTTTTACGTTGCCCGGATTTCTCTTTCTCAGCGCTGAAAGCATGGGACCGAGTTATTTCAACTATTGGACAATTTTTGTATTAGCCATGTTCGGCGGTATTTTAGGAACGTTGATGATGGTGCCGCTGCGCCGACCGTTGATCGTACAGGAACACGGCGTACTTCCTTATCCGGAAGGAACCGCTTGCGCATCCGTTTTGGTTGCCGGCGAAAAAGGCGGTGACTTTTCCAAAACGGCGTATCAAGGTCTTGGCTTTGCATTCATTTATGCATTCTTCCAGAAAGTATTTCACTTCATCGCCGAAACACCGGCTTGGGTCACACAACAAACCAATAAATTTTTTCCTTCCGCCACGGTAAATGGTGAAATCACGCCGGAATACATGGGTGTAGGCTATATCATCGGACCGCGCATTGCCGGGGTGCTTGTAGCCGGCGGTGTGCTCGCATGGCTCGGTTTGATACCGCTGTTAGCATCACTGGTTCCTGCCGCAACGATAGCCGAACAACTTGTCAAACTCGGTTATTTGCCGGATATCCTCACCGCAGGCGGACCGGGCGGCTGGGATCCTGCTACGCAAACTTTTGGCAGTACCGCTACAGCCGTCTATCGTGCGTATGTGCGCCAGATCGGCGCCGGCGCTGTCGCCGCAGGCGGATTTATTACATTGATCAAAACGCTTCCCACGATCGTAAGCTCTTTTAAAGGCAGTGTCGCCTCGCTGAAAAACAAACAATCCGAAGAATCCGTGCGTCGTACGGAACGTGATCTGTCGTTTGGAACAGTAATCGCCGGTTCGCTCGGATTAATAGTTCTTATCGCCATCCTCCCCATTATCCCGGGCGATTCGATCATCAGCAAAATTGTGTTAGGTTTATTGATTATTGTATTTGGTTTTTTCTTCGTAACGGTATCAAGCCGTATCGTCGGCATCATCGGTTCGTCATCCAATCCGATTTCCGGTATGACCATCGCCACCCTCATGGGCACAGCTTTAGTTTTTATCGGTGTAGGTTGGACGGGCAGTTTATATGAACCGATGGCACTTGTCGTCGGAGGTATGATCTGTATCGCAGCCGCTAACGCCGGTGCGACATCCCAGGATCTTAAAACCGGTTACATCGTTGGCGCGACACCGAAGTATCAGCAGATTGCACTTTTTGTCGGCGCGATTGCCAGCTCCGCGATGATCGGATGGACGGTGCAAATCCTTGATACTCCGACTTCCGAAATGGCCGCACAAGGCATCCAGCATGCGATCGGCACAGAAAAATACCCGGCACCCCAGGGAACATTGATGGCTACCTTGATCAAAGGTTTGTTATCATTTAACCTTGATTGGCAGTTTGTTCTTGTCGGCGCATTTGTAGCGGTGACGATGGAACTCTGCGGCGTCAAGTCGTTATCGTTTGCCGTTGGTGCATACTTACCTCTTTCGACGACGCTTCCTATTTTTGCCGGTGGCGCCATCAAAGGTATTGCCGATTGGAATCGTTCACGTAAGGGCGAGTCGGAAGAAGATGCGGAACTTGGCAAAGGCAGTCTCTTTGCGACAGGTCTTGTTGCCGGCGGTGCGCTCTTTGGCGTCATCGTTGCCATCGCAACTGTGTTTGCCGAAGACTTCATGAAATCCATCAATATGGAACATGCTTTCTCCGGTATTTTGGGCCAGGCCGGTTATGAAATTTTCGGTGTTATCTGTTTTGCTATCATGGGCATTACACTGTACCGGGTTGCAATGAAAAAGTAAGTGCCGTGAACTGTTTTTGACTTTATAGAAAACATTACTTATTATTTGAGACATGAAAACAGCACCTATACATATTGAAACATCGTTTTATTATTACTTTTATCGCAACGGATCCCCGCCTTTGGAGATGCGATTAAGGTAGTTTTTATTTTTAAAATCACCGACCCGTTTCCCCAAAGGAAACGGGTTTTTTATTTTCACCCTTTAATGAAAGGAAAACGCCATGACTTTGGAAAATGAAAACCACACAACGGAAGAACTCGAAGTTTGGAGACTTTTGTTCGAACGCCAATCGTCACTGCTGCACCATACGGCATGCCAAACGTTTTTGGAAGGACTCACCGCATTGGATTTTCAACCGGACGCCATTCCTCATTTGAAATCCATCAATGCAAAACTTCGGGATATGACCGGTTGGTCGCTCACGGTAGTACCCGGCATCGTTGAGGATGCGATTTTTTTTGAAATGCTGTCGCGTAAAACATTTCCCGTTACAGGATGGTTGCGATCCAAAAAACAACTTCAGTATATCGAGGAGCCGGATATGTTTCATGATGTATTCGGACACGTCCCCATGCTAACCGATAAACAATTTTGCGGTTTCTTGGAAGGATTGAGCCGCATTGCCTTAGCCTATCCCAACAACACCTTTGTTATTGAACGCCTCGTACGTATGTATTGGTTTACGGTCGAATTCGGTTTGGTACGTGAATCCGATAACGTCAAGATTTGCGGCGCAGGAATCCTTTCATCCATCGGCGAAACGCTGTATTGTCTCAGTGGCAAACCGCCCGTTGTGGAGTTCGATTTACATACCGTATTTGAAATGCCTTTCCGAAAGGATCGTTTTCAAGATCGGTATGTGTTGATCAATGATTTTGAGCAGCTATTTCGATCCGTGAATCAAATGGAAGAAACTTTGTTGCGTTTGCAAAGACAAATTCAACTTCAGGTTTTATCATGGAGTTGTTGAGCGATAAAACTGAAAACAATTGAAAAACACGTTTTTATGGCTAAATTTAGCACATTCAAAAAAGGTTACGGATGAATTCAGCCAATAAATCAAACGAAATCGAACGCATTGCGGACATGCTTCGACTGGAGATGAACAATCGTCCCAGCGAAGATTTTATTAAATCGTTTATTCGCCAAATAGACAGCCTTGCGCCCAATGTATTACGGTATTTTCGCTCTACGCTCAGTCAGACTTTGATCGAACGCGAAAATCAAGGCAAAGGTCATCTTAAAATCGAAGCGCTTCTTGAGTTATTGGATTTATGCGATTTACAGGTGTGGCTTACTTCGGCAGGACTGCATGAAAAAGCCGCCCGTAATGTCGTCAAAGGATTAAAAAACCGATCCACGGAAGAACTCAATAGAATCATTCACGGCAAACTCTACATCGAACACGATCGCACGGAATTACTGGAGTTCTTGGTTGATGCCGGTGTTGAAGGTGATGATGCCGAACATTTTGTGAAGCTTGTTCGTGAGATGGATGTGTCCGTAACGGAAATTATTGACCGCATCTTCAAACTTAATTTTCTTGCCGAAAATGCCTTTCGGCAAGAATCTTTGCGTGGTATGATGTCACTGAAAGAAATTGTGACATTATACTTATACTCGGTTTTACAAGTTACGATCAGTGACTATGTGCACGACGAAGAAACGATAAGCGAAATAGCCGCGCGCCTTGCTTTATGTAACAATATGCGCCGTGAATTCGCTTTAGTTCAGCAATTAGAACGCTACTTTTTCAGCACTACATCCGTAGAAGACACCCAAAACAAAACACGGGATTTTTGGATCAAACTGCTGAACGATTACGAAGTGAAGCTGGCGCTGGAGCAATATATCGGTGATGATAAATTGAAACGCTCCGATATGGAGATCGCCGACCTCTATGTAGAGGCCGGGCACATTTTTGACGATGTCAGCGAGATCAAAGATCAGACTTTAGCCGTTATTTCGATCACCTACCGGCTTGATAATCCCGAAGAAACAGGTCATACTGTCGAAGAACTTCTTGCCATCATAGATCAGATCAAACTGCTCACCACCGAGATGGGCCCGCTGAGCATTATGACAAGAGATATTTTTTCGTTTTTTGAAATCCTCGGTGAATCCGATCACAAGAATCGTTTTTTCCACAAAACAATTATTTCATTCCGTTCGTTACTACGCAAATTAGTGGATCTCAACGAAAAAACAGGCGAGCGGGTGACATTGGATCAATTAATTCTCACCTATTTACACGCGCGCCTCAAAGCTTTTCTCGAAGATTACGAGGGCCCGCGGGAAAAACATCTTGAGTCTATCAAAACTCGCATTTCCCATTGCCATGATATGCACCGTCAGTTTGCCATCACGGACCTGGTAGAAGAACATATCTTCGAAAATCCGGGATTGCTGTTGACGCTTTCCGAACCGGATAAATACTGGCCGGAACTCATCAATACATTTGAGCTCAATATCATGCTGGAGATTTATATCGAGCGCGAGTATTTGGTCTCCGGGCATCACGATATGACCAAGCGCCAGATGATGGAAACTTTGCAACAGCTCATCAACGGTATTCAGGAAATTTCCATCAAAAGCCTCAGCGTGGTATTTCTCACAGCGCATCTGGCCGCTATGCAAGATCACGCCAAAAGTAAAACCGTTTCTCTTGACGAAATCATCCAGACCATCGCTCAACTTCGCAAAGATGCGGAGATGGCTGCCAAACAGATCACCGTGGAGTCGCGTGTCAAACACGATATTCTTACGACATTGACTGAACGGCTATTCCGTTTGGAAACGATACAAAGCGCCATCACGCTTAGTAACACTACAGATATCATAGATCGCTTAGATGAAGTGATTGTCGGTTTACGTACACGCAGAGATAATCTGATC
It includes:
- a CDS encoding YeeE/YedE family protein; translation: MNAPFLKFDMIGFEQSLIIAVFIGIGFGFFLEQAGFGSAVKLAQQFYLNDLSVFKVMFSALVTAMLGLFWLNKLDLLDLSAIRVLPTYIYPQLAGGVVFGVGFIMGGYCPGTCCVASVTGRMDGWIHFIGMMTGIFIFAEAYPYIESWYFSTSLGDITLFQFFQIPYGTAVFIVVMMALLGFVAAERIEKLHAKG
- a CDS encoding YeeE/YedE family protein; translation: MKPMKPYMNPYVAGVGLGLVLLLSFFIVGRGLGASGALSSVLTSTVNTVAPSHIQSNAFYSEYYNNGNPLKDWLVFEMAGVLIGGLLSGWFSGRLKFKIEKSESVSTRTRFIFAFAGGILMGLGSKLARGCTSGQALTGGALMSVGSWIFIASVFITAYLVAKFFRRQWK
- a CDS encoding sulfurtransferase, which gives rise to MKKLLCCLILFYLSVPSAEGSERTLPYFVSTQWLADHINDSDLVILQTAFTRKEYAVGHIPGSRFLWFNWLAMDTPDLSTEMPDSVTAKNVLENLGISQKSKIVVVFTRGSVTTTTRMLVALSYFGFDDQTAVLDGGLDVWKAEGRPITKNIPIVQKTALALKLHPEIITNAEWVKSRLSSEKVKIIDARSKNFYAGNGGGILRTGHIEGARNIPFSTLTDSTNKILPVASLQKIIDDAGVKKGDTVVTYCHVGQQATLVYTVARMLGYEALLYDGCFEDWNVRDESYQVKK
- a CDS encoding radical SAM protein — its product is MFKTIPHLLISDAQGRFSDIPQIAMAGRSGNNTVPVTADTLIPLPEGSQLYFLPQRKAMGYDRKTGELIVFDDAYAVAAYIPPSYTHYLMAAYETITGAPRLPLFSFTAVGYYRGRYYVPAVHVDEDIKQLPTSFDDKKVKHAVDAWIVRHPNNRLLAHHGHACAIEYGCPNAKNLFLGRWEAPVAVASACNANCVGCISFQPKESVPSPQNRLEFVPTVEEIVEYAVPHLEKAEHAILSFGQGCEGEPLLRGKLIEDSIRAIRRHTKRGVIHINTNGSKPDTLVRLFDAGLDSVRVSMNSAQPDLYHRYYKPNNYTFDDVVRSLKVARDHKKFASINYFVFPGITDSQAEIRALMALIADTKLHLIQWRNFNIDPDWYLNDVVGEYRSKAAGVPSLMRRVREKFPHLLFGYMNKPAEVIRDAVDRSA
- a CDS encoding response regulator; its protein translation is MSQPLTKPVLLIVDDEVEILKVLQKSLEDDYDVLTASRAKAGLELLDERVSVVISDQRMPEMTGSEFLRHVRERRPEVVRIIMSGYSDMTALINSVNYGEIFRYLNKPWDLNELLNTIELAVKRYDENRRQIELASENQRLATENLRLTEDLREKTTEINRLRGK
- a CDS encoding OPT/YSL family transporter — its product is MAHDAQAGSSTTGSHQFTPYIAPEHNVPEFTAKALILGALFGIIFGAATVYLALKAGLTVSASIPIAVLAISLGRKLFKTTILENNIIQTGGSAGESIAAGVVFTLPGFLFLSAESMGPSYFNYWTIFVLAMFGGILGTLMMVPLRRPLIVQEHGVLPYPEGTACASVLVAGEKGGDFSKTAYQGLGFAFIYAFFQKVFHFIAETPAWVTQQTNKFFPSATVNGEITPEYMGVGYIIGPRIAGVLVAGGVLAWLGLIPLLASLVPAATIAEQLVKLGYLPDILTAGGPGGWDPATQTFGSTATAVYRAYVRQIGAGAVAAGGFITLIKTLPTIVSSFKGSVASLKNKQSEESVRRTERDLSFGTVIAGSLGLIVLIAILPIIPGDSIISKIVLGLLIIVFGFFFVTVSSRIVGIIGSSSNPISGMTIATLMGTALVFIGVGWTGSLYEPMALVVGGMICIAAANAGATSQDLKTGYIVGATPKYQQIALFVGAIASSAMIGWTVQILDTPTSEMAAQGIQHAIGTEKYPAPQGTLMATLIKGLLSFNLDWQFVLVGAFVAVTMELCGVKSLSFAVGAYLPLSTTLPIFAGGAIKGIADWNRSRKGESEEDAELGKGSLFATGLVAGGALFGVIVAIATVFAEDFMKSINMEHAFSGILGQAGYEIFGVICFAIMGITLYRVAMKK
- a CDS encoding phenylalanine 4-monooxygenase; this encodes MTLENENHTTEELEVWRLLFERQSSLLHHTACQTFLEGLTALDFQPDAIPHLKSINAKLRDMTGWSLTVVPGIVEDAIFFEMLSRKTFPVTGWLRSKKQLQYIEEPDMFHDVFGHVPMLTDKQFCGFLEGLSRIALAYPNNTFVIERLVRMYWFTVEFGLVRESDNVKICGAGILSSIGETLYCLSGKPPVVEFDLHTVFEMPFRKDRFQDRYVLINDFEQLFRSVNQMEETLLRLQRQIQLQVLSWSC